In a genomic window of Xylophilus rhododendri:
- a CDS encoding ABC transporter ATP-binding protein, with product MSFLQLSGVSKFYGDTCAVADMNLSVEKGEFVSLLGPSGCGKTTTLQMIAGFEPVTRGRIELDARDITQAKANTRGLGIVFQSYALFPHMTVEANVSFGLEMRKMAKAERLDRVRHALSLVHLDQHARRYPRELSGGQRQRVALARALVIEPPVLLLDEPLSNLDAKLREEMQFELRQIQRKVGTTTVMVTHDQSEAMSVSDRVVVMEAGRATQIDHPFQVYEHPRTRFISTFVGKANLLEGRIEGEDDMQAVRVGSLSVPMFEPGFRPGSAVLLAVRPEKLQLVPAGAGRLDGQVIERFFLGSQWLYRLSTPVGELTVLCANDGRIVLEEGAQSAIDWPDSCTRVLPVDQGALA from the coding sequence ATGTCATTCCTCCAGCTCAGCGGCGTCAGCAAGTTCTACGGCGATACCTGCGCCGTGGCCGACATGAACCTGTCGGTCGAGAAGGGCGAGTTCGTCTCGCTGCTCGGCCCCTCGGGCTGCGGCAAGACCACCACCCTGCAGATGATTGCCGGCTTCGAGCCGGTGACCCGCGGCCGCATCGAACTCGACGCCCGCGACATCACCCAGGCCAAGGCCAACACCCGCGGCCTGGGCATCGTGTTCCAGAGCTACGCCCTGTTCCCGCACATGACGGTGGAGGCCAACGTGAGCTTCGGCCTGGAGATGCGCAAGATGGCGAAGGCCGAGCGCCTGGACCGCGTCCGCCATGCCCTCTCCCTGGTCCACCTCGACCAGCACGCCAGACGCTACCCGCGTGAACTCTCCGGCGGCCAGCGCCAGCGCGTGGCCCTGGCGCGTGCCCTGGTGATCGAGCCGCCGGTGCTGCTGCTGGACGAACCTCTGTCCAACCTCGACGCCAAGCTGCGCGAGGAGATGCAGTTCGAGCTGCGCCAGATCCAGCGCAAGGTCGGCACCACCACCGTGATGGTCACCCACGACCAGAGCGAAGCCATGTCGGTCAGCGACCGGGTGGTGGTGATGGAGGCCGGCCGGGCCACGCAGATCGACCATCCCTTCCAGGTCTACGAGCATCCGCGCACCCGCTTCATCTCGACCTTCGTCGGCAAGGCCAATCTGCTCGAAGGCCGCATCGAGGGCGAGGACGACATGCAGGCGGTGCGGGTCGGATCGCTCTCGGTGCCCATGTTCGAACCGGGTTTCCGCCCGGGCAGCGCGGTGCTGCTGGCGGTGCGGCCGGAGAAGCTGCAGCTGGTGCCGGCGGGCGCCGGCCGGCTCGACGGCCAGGTCATCGAACGATTCTTCCTCGGCAGCCAGTGGCTCTACCGCCTGTCCACACCGGTCGGCGAGCTGACGGTGCTCTGCGCCAACGACGGCCGCATCGTGCTGGAGGAGGGCGCGCAGTCGGCCATCGACTGGCCGGACAGCTGCACCCGCGTGCTGCCGGTCGACCAAGGGGCGCTCGCATGA
- a CDS encoding ABC transporter permease: MSGAATAGPSRATPWWLSGPALVLFLLLLVVPLLLTAVLSFNVYDPVTGPKSGEFTLEHYRLVFTDEYYYGIFWRTFWVSAVVALICVVIGTIEAYVLSRMSNPWRSILLLVVLAPLLVSVVVRAFGWSMLLGPEGLVNGLLKLLGARPVKILYTETAIVIALVHVMLPFMVIPVWTSLQKLDAGVENAALSLSATPFTTLRRIVLPQVMPGILSGSLIVFGLSASSFAIPGLLGGRRLKMVATVVYDEYLHELNWPLGAAVALTLLMANLLVMLSYNRLVEGRYKKSLG; encoded by the coding sequence ATGAGCGGCGCCGCGACCGCGGGCCCGTCGCGCGCCACGCCCTGGTGGCTGAGCGGCCCGGCGCTGGTGCTCTTCCTGCTGCTGCTGGTGGTGCCGCTGCTGCTGACGGCGGTGCTGTCCTTCAATGTCTACGACCCGGTCACCGGGCCGAAGTCGGGCGAGTTCACGCTGGAGCATTACCGGCTGGTGTTCACCGACGAGTACTACTACGGCATCTTCTGGCGCACCTTCTGGGTGTCGGCGGTGGTGGCGCTGATCTGCGTGGTGATCGGCACCATCGAGGCCTATGTGCTGAGCCGCATGTCCAATCCCTGGCGCTCCATCCTGCTGCTGGTGGTGCTGGCGCCGCTGCTGGTTTCGGTGGTGGTGCGGGCCTTCGGCTGGAGCATGCTGCTGGGGCCGGAGGGGCTGGTGAACGGCCTGCTCAAGCTGCTGGGCGCGAGGCCGGTGAAGATCCTCTACACCGAGACGGCCATCGTCATCGCCCTGGTGCATGTGATGCTGCCCTTCATGGTGATCCCCGTGTGGACCTCGCTGCAGAAGCTCGATGCCGGCGTGGAGAACGCGGCGCTGTCGCTGTCGGCCACCCCGTTCACCACCCTGCGCCGCATCGTGCTGCCGCAGGTGATGCCCGGCATCCTGTCGGGCAGCCTGATCGTGTTCGGCCTGTCGGCGAGTTCGTTTGCGATTCCCGGACTGCTCGGCGGGCGGCGGCTGAAGATGGTCGCCACCGTGGTCTACGACGAATACCTGCACGAGCTGAACTGGCCCCTGGGCGCGGCCGTGGCGCTGACCTTGCTGATGGCCAATCTGCTGGTGATGCTCAGCTACAACCGGCTGGTCGAAGGCCGCTACAAAAAGTCATTGGGTTGA
- a CDS encoding ABC transporter permease → MSQQQKNGPVALAFNALVIAFMLAPLLVVCVVAFTPENTLTLPTTEFSLRWFRAVFVHPDFMQSFWNSLWLALASASIATLLAVPAGLAITRYNFPGRGLLNGLFLSPLLIPHLVLGVALLRLFALVGGAGSFGFLILAHALIVTPYTLRLVVAALVGFDRSAEHAALSLGASTATVFRRITLPMILPGVTGGWMLAFINSFDEVTMSIFVTSPSTVTLPVRMYMYATESIDPLMAAVSALMVALTACAMVVLDRIYGLDRILVGGK, encoded by the coding sequence ATGAGCCAACAACAAAAGAACGGCCCCGTCGCCCTGGCGTTCAACGCCCTGGTCATCGCCTTCATGCTGGCGCCGCTGCTGGTGGTCTGCGTGGTGGCCTTCACGCCCGAGAACACGCTGACCCTGCCGACCACCGAGTTCTCGCTGCGCTGGTTCCGCGCGGTCTTCGTGCATCCGGACTTCATGCAGTCCTTCTGGAACAGCCTGTGGCTGGCCCTGGCCTCGGCCAGCATCGCCACGCTGCTGGCGGTGCCGGCGGGGTTGGCGATCACGCGCTACAACTTCCCCGGCCGCGGGCTGCTCAACGGTCTCTTCCTGTCGCCGCTGCTGATTCCGCACCTGGTGCTGGGCGTGGCGCTGCTGCGGCTGTTCGCGCTGGTCGGCGGCGCGGGCAGCTTCGGGTTCCTGATCCTGGCGCATGCGCTCATCGTCACGCCCTACACGTTGCGGCTGGTGGTGGCGGCGCTGGTGGGCTTCGACCGCAGCGCGGAGCATGCGGCGCTGTCGCTGGGTGCATCGACCGCCACGGTGTTCCGCCGCATCACCCTGCCGATGATCCTGCCGGGCGTGACCGGCGGCTGGATGCTGGCCTTCATCAACAGCTTCGACGAGGTGACCATGTCGATCTTCGTCACCTCGCCCAGCACGGTGACGCTGCCGGTGCGCATGTACATGTATGCCACCGAGTCGATCGACCCGCTGATGGCCGCCGTCTCCGCGCTGATGGTGGCGCTGACCGCCTGCGCCATGGTGGTGCTGGACCGCATCTACGGCCTGGACCGCATCCTGGTGGGCGGCAAATGA
- a CDS encoding (2Fe-2S)-binding protein, with amino-acid sequence MSVGQLQRVAETGRATVHFLLDGQPATALQGDTVLTAVLTQQAVLRHNEFSGQPRAGFCLMGACQDCWMRTAEGAALRACSTFIAEGMALLTQEGGA; translated from the coding sequence ATGAGCGTGGGCCAGCTACAGCGCGTGGCCGAGACGGGCCGCGCTACCGTGCATTTCCTGCTCGACGGCCAGCCGGCCACCGCGCTCCAGGGCGATACGGTGCTGACCGCCGTGCTCACACAGCAGGCCGTGCTGCGCCATAACGAATTCAGCGGCCAGCCGCGCGCCGGCTTCTGCCTGATGGGCGCCTGCCAGGACTGCTGGATGCGCACCGCCGAAGGCGCCGCGCTGCGCGCCTGCTCCACCTTCATCGCCGAGGGCATGGCCCTGCTGACACAAGAGGGCGGCGCATGA
- a CDS encoding FAD/NAD(P)-dependent oxidoreductase → MTRTVIVGAGPAGIRAAQTLVEHGLRPVLLDEAARAGGQIYRRPPANFERPAEALYGTEAGRAKAVHAAIDGIADRIDYRPGSLVWNAQAGSLDVLDTATSTSRAVPYDRLIVATGATDRVLPVPGWTLPGTYSLGGSQVALKFQGCTIGRQVVFMGSGPLLYLVAYQYAKAGAQVVAVLDTATLADQAAASPRLLTKPATLAKGLYYLGWLRTHGVALHRGVRPVRVLGSDRVTGVVFHDGQSERTLSCDAVGFGHALRSETQLADLLGCRFAFSPVQRAHLPERDAAGRSSVEGVYLAGDGAGIQGADAAEWAGERAALALLQDEGMTVDPGRVSLLENRLSRIGVFRRGLERAFPFPEDWAAQAPDELVVCRCENITAGELRATVRDTGADEMNRLKALSRIGMGRCQGRMCGVAAAELLAHAAGVPIAQVGRLRGQAPIKPIPLGLSAGPEAAA, encoded by the coding sequence ATGACCCGCACCGTGATCGTCGGCGCCGGCCCGGCGGGCATCCGCGCCGCGCAGACCCTGGTCGAACATGGCCTGCGGCCGGTGCTGCTGGACGAGGCGGCGCGTGCAGGAGGCCAGATCTATCGGCGCCCGCCCGCGAATTTCGAACGGCCGGCCGAGGCGCTCTACGGCACCGAGGCAGGCCGAGCGAAGGCGGTGCATGCGGCCATCGATGGCATCGCCGACCGCATCGACTACCGGCCCGGCAGCCTGGTCTGGAACGCACAGGCGGGCAGCCTCGACGTGCTGGACACGGCCACCTCCACCAGCCGCGCCGTGCCCTACGACCGCCTGATCGTGGCCACCGGCGCCACCGATCGCGTCCTGCCGGTGCCGGGTTGGACCCTGCCCGGCACCTACAGCCTGGGCGGCTCGCAGGTGGCGCTGAAGTTCCAGGGCTGCACCATCGGCCGGCAGGTGGTCTTCATGGGCAGCGGGCCGCTGCTCTACCTGGTGGCCTACCAATATGCCAAGGCGGGCGCGCAGGTGGTGGCGGTGCTGGACACGGCCACGCTGGCCGACCAGGCGGCCGCCTCGCCGCGCCTGCTGACCAAGCCGGCGACCCTGGCCAAGGGCCTGTACTACCTGGGCTGGCTGCGCACGCATGGCGTGGCGCTGCATCGCGGCGTGCGACCGGTGCGGGTGCTCGGCTCGGACCGGGTCACCGGTGTCGTCTTTCACGACGGCCAGTCCGAACGCACCCTGTCCTGCGACGCGGTCGGCTTCGGCCATGCCCTGCGTTCGGAAACCCAGCTGGCCGACCTGCTCGGCTGCCGCTTCGCCTTCTCGCCGGTGCAGCGCGCCCACCTGCCGGAGCGCGATGCGGCCGGCCGCAGCAGCGTCGAAGGGGTCTACCTGGCCGGCGACGGCGCCGGCATCCAGGGCGCCGATGCGGCCGAATGGGCGGGCGAGCGGGCCGCGCTGGCGCTGCTGCAGGACGAAGGCATGACGGTAGACCCCGGCCGCGTCAGCCTGCTGGAGAACCGTCTGTCACGCATCGGCGTCTTCCGCCGCGGCCTGGAGCGCGCCTTTCCTTTCCCCGAGGACTGGGCCGCCCAGGCGCCGGACGAACTGGTCGTCTGCCGCTGCGAGAACATCACCGCCGGCGAGCTGCGCGCCACCGTGCGCGACACCGGCGCCGACGAGATGAACCGGCTCAAGGCCCTGTCGCGCATCGGCATGGGCCGCTGCCAGGGCCGCATGTGCGGCGTGGCCGCCGCCGAGCTGCTGGCCCATGCGGCCGGCGTGCCCATCGCCCAGGTGGGGCGGCTGCGCGGCCAGGCGCCGATCAAGCCGATTCCGCTGGGCCTGTCGGCCGGGCCGGAGGCCGCCGCATGA
- a CDS encoding NAD(P)/FAD-dependent oxidoreductase — MKRRIETDVAIVGGGIVGASAALALRRKGVRVVLLERDLCGSRSSGVNYGGVRRQGRALVQLPLSLRAHGIWARLPELIGIDGEYIRSGHFKIARSEADMASLERYRDASRDFDLGIELLSGERLKALCPWLGGKAVGGSLCPEDGQANPRLVSPAFARAAQRAGAEIFERSPVDSVSHDGSGFTLQSGDRLEVHSAQLINCAGAWAGALATQFGEPVPMTSGHPAMAVTSPMPHFMDWSLGVEGGGVYGRQVARGNLVLGGGRGLALDADRARSSRDAIAALTTQAIALLPGLRHAQIIRTWSGTEGYLPDRQPVLGASRTTPGLLHGFGFAGAGFQVGPAAGEVLAELAHEGASSTPIEAFSIGRFSAASPVSSSSKD; from the coding sequence ATGAAGCGCCGTATCGAAACCGACGTGGCCATCGTCGGCGGCGGCATCGTCGGCGCCTCGGCCGCGCTGGCGTTGCGACGCAAGGGCGTGCGTGTGGTGCTGCTGGAGCGCGACCTCTGCGGCTCGCGCTCCAGCGGCGTGAACTATGGCGGCGTGCGGCGCCAGGGCAGGGCGCTGGTGCAGCTGCCGCTGTCGCTGCGGGCCCATGGCATCTGGGCGCGGCTGCCGGAGTTGATCGGCATCGACGGCGAATACATCCGCTCGGGCCATTTCAAGATCGCCCGCAGCGAGGCGGACATGGCCTCGCTGGAGCGTTATCGCGATGCGAGCCGGGATTTCGATCTGGGCATCGAGCTGCTGTCCGGCGAGCGCCTGAAAGCGCTCTGCCCCTGGCTGGGCGGCAAGGCGGTCGGCGGCTCGCTCTGCCCCGAGGACGGTCAGGCCAACCCCCGCCTGGTCTCGCCCGCCTTCGCGCGTGCGGCGCAGCGCGCCGGTGCGGAGATCTTCGAGCGTTCACCGGTCGATTCGGTGAGCCACGACGGCAGTGGCTTCACCCTTCAGTCCGGCGACCGGCTGGAGGTGCATTCCGCGCAGCTCATCAACTGCGCCGGTGCCTGGGCCGGTGCCCTGGCCACCCAGTTCGGCGAGCCGGTGCCCATGACCTCGGGCCATCCCGCCATGGCGGTGACCAGCCCCATGCCGCACTTCATGGACTGGAGCCTGGGCGTGGAGGGCGGCGGTGTCTATGGCCGCCAGGTGGCGCGCGGCAACCTGGTGCTGGGCGGCGGCCGCGGCCTGGCGCTGGACGCCGACCGTGCCCGCTCCAGCCGGGATGCCATCGCGGCGCTGACCACGCAGGCGATCGCCCTGCTGCCGGGGCTGCGGCATGCGCAGATCATCCGCACCTGGTCCGGCACCGAGGGTTACCTGCCCGACCGCCAGCCGGTGCTGGGCGCCAGCCGCACCACCCCCGGCCTGCTGCACGGCTTCGGTTTCGCCGGTGCCGGTTTCCAGGTGGGCCCTGCGGCCGGCGAAGTGCTGGCCGAGCTGGCCCATGAAGGCGCCAGCAGCACACCCATCGAAGCGTTTTCCATCGGCCGTTTCTCGGCTGCTTCTCCTGTTTCTTCTTCCTCAAAGGACTGA
- a CDS encoding ABC transporter substrate-binding protein — protein MTSAKTSLPGRRILLAVAAAASLALSAGAQAQTKTIYIGMNGGTMEKAYTQYVFPAFEKQNNVKVVVVPGTSADILAKAQANKDKPQMHVMFLDDGVMVRAIGMGLCEKQRPSATLKEIYPVARFKDDMATSISLGMTGLAYNKKMFTEKGWAAPTSWMDMADPKFKGKLVFPSITSSSFGLHGFLMFNRIQGGNDQNVEPGFAAWPKTVGPNVLEYIPSSAKISEMVQTGEAALFPLTPSGVAALKARGIPVEYAQPKEGAVLLMVGQCVIANNSEPELAQKLAEFLLTPQAQANMLEHGNIVPTNPKAPVVGAGIQQVAEIKEWLKNAITVDWASVNANRSAWNSRWNRTIER, from the coding sequence ATGACCTCCGCCAAGACTTCCCTCCCTGGCCGCCGCATCCTGCTGGCGGTGGCCGCCGCCGCATCCCTGGCCTTGAGCGCTGGAGCGCAGGCGCAGACCAAGACGATCTACATCGGCATGAACGGCGGCACCATGGAGAAGGCGTACACCCAGTACGTCTTCCCCGCCTTCGAGAAGCAGAACAACGTGAAGGTGGTGGTGGTGCCCGGCACCTCGGCCGACATCCTGGCCAAGGCGCAGGCCAACAAGGACAAGCCGCAGATGCATGTCATGTTCCTGGACGACGGCGTGATGGTGCGCGCCATCGGCATGGGCCTGTGCGAGAAGCAGCGGCCCAGCGCCACGCTCAAGGAAATCTATCCGGTCGCCCGCTTCAAGGACGACATGGCGACCTCCATCTCGCTGGGCATGACCGGGCTGGCCTACAACAAGAAGATGTTCACCGAGAAGGGCTGGGCGGCGCCTACCTCGTGGATGGACATGGCGGACCCCAAGTTCAAGGGCAAGCTGGTGTTTCCTTCGATCACCTCGTCTTCCTTCGGGCTGCACGGCTTTTTGATGTTCAACCGTATCCAGGGTGGCAATGACCAGAACGTGGAGCCGGGGTTCGCTGCCTGGCCCAAGACGGTCGGGCCGAATGTGCTGGAGTACATCCCCAGCTCGGCCAAGATCTCCGAGATGGTGCAGACGGGGGAGGCTGCGCTGTTTCCTCTCACGCCCAGTGGCGTTGCCGCTTTGAAGGCCCGCGGCATTCCGGTCGAGTACGCCCAGCCCAAGGAAGGCGCTGTGCTGCTGATGGTGGGGCAATGCGTGATTGCCAATAACTCCGAGCCTGAACTGGCGCAGAAGCTCGCCGAGTTCCTGCTCACGCCTCAGGCGCAGGCCAATATGCTGGAGCACGGGAATATCGTGCCTACCAATCCCAAGGCGCCTGTTGTCGGGGCTGGCATTCAGCAGGTTGCTGAGATCAAGGAGTGGTTGAAGAACGCTATTACCGTTGACTGGGCTTCGGTCAACGCTAACCGTAGTGCTTGGAATTCGCGGTGGAATCGGACTATTGAGCGTTGA
- a CDS encoding IS3 family transposase (programmed frameshift), which translates to MTNRLPRRSFDEAFKLQVVKMIREQNLSVPQVCRDMSLTDSAVRRWVEQYDAESAGQPGIGKPLTEEQRRIRQLEAELRQLRQDNDILKKAFGLLRPGTEVIHRVIAQWQKKAETVAVSTLCRVLSVSRAGYYAALKRAARPAVIEPIEVQLKAAFTASGRSYGSRRLRAALEVQGIDVGRWRIRRLMREHRLQPSWKRKFVHTTDSRHTLPVAANVLQRQFAPASANQAWVADITYIRTRSGWLYLAAVLDLYSRKLIGWATAPSMPAELVCAALEMAIGQRKPSPGLIVHTDRGSQYASELHRDVLQRHGLLASMSGKGNCWDNAVMERFFLNLKMERVWQRDYANHAEAAADIGDYIVGFYNSTRLHSTLGYLPPNAFERKMAATRPIELSENS; encoded by the exons ATGACGAACCGCCTTCCCCGCCGCAGCTTCGACGAGGCCTTCAAGCTTCAAGTCGTCAAGATGATCCGAGAGCAGAACCTGAGCGTGCCACAGGTCTGCAGAGACATGAGCCTGACCGACAGCGCGGTGCGCCGTTGGGTCGAGCAATACGATGCAGAGAGTGCAGGCCAGCCCGGCATTGGCAAGCCTTTGACCGAGGAGCAACGGCGTATTCGTCAGCTCGAAGCAGAGCTGCGGCAACTGCGCCAGGACAACGACATCTTAAAAAAAGCAT TCGGCCTTCTTCGCCCGGGAACTGAAGTAATCCACCGCGTGATTGCTCAGTGGCAGAAGAAGGCCGAGACAGTTGCAGTGAGCACGCTGTGTCGTGTCTTGAGTGTCAGCCGAGCAGGTTATTACGCAGCGCTTAAACGAGCAGCTCGGCCTGCCGTAATCGAGCCCATTGAGGTGCAATTGAAGGCCGCATTTACAGCGAGCGGGCGCAGTTACGGCAGCCGTCGGTTGCGTGCTGCGCTCGAGGTCCAGGGCATTGACGTTGGCCGCTGGCGCATACGCCGACTAATGCGCGAACACCGCCTGCAGCCAAGCTGGAAGCGCAAATTCGTTCACACCACCGACAGCCGCCACACGCTGCCGGTGGCTGCAAACGTGCTGCAGCGGCAATTCGCGCCAGCCTCGGCCAATCAAGCTTGGGTGGCAGACATCACCTATATCCGGACTCGCAGCGGCTGGCTTTATCTGGCTGCCGTCCTGGACCTGTATTCACGCAAGTTGATTGGCTGGGCTACTGCACCGAGCATGCCGGCAGAGCTGGTCTGTGCGGCTTTGGAGATGGCCATTGGCCAACGAAAACCCAGCCCCGGCTTGATCGTGCATACCGACCGGGGCAGTCAATATGCCAGCGAGCTTCATCGCGACGTACTGCAACGCCACGGCCTGCTGGCCAGCATGAGCGGCAAGGGCAACTGCTGGGACAACGCGGTGATGGAGCGCTTCTTCTTGAACTTGAAGATGGAGCGCGTCTGGCAGCGCGACTACGCCAATCACGCTGAGGCTGCTGCAGACATCGGCGACTACATCGTCGGCTTCTACAACAGCACTCGACTGCATTCGACATTGGGTTATCTGCCGCCCAACGCCTTCGAGCGAAAAATGGCAGCAACACGCCCTATCGAACTGTCCGAAAATTCTTGA
- a CDS encoding TRAP transporter large permease subunit — protein MTILIFVGSLLAAMAIGIPIAFALLASGVALMWHLDLFDAQILAQNLIGGADSFPLLAVPFFMLAGEIMNVGGLSRRIVGLALSLVGHVKGGLGYVTIMAGCLLSALSGSAVADAAALTALLLPMMVSAGHDKARAGGLIAAVGVIGPVIPPSIGLVIFGVAANVSISRLFLAAIVPGLLIGGALWFTWAWLVRREKIVPPPRKSAREIGQAAREAFWALLLPLIILVGLRMGVFTPTEAAVVAAAYALFVATVIYRELKLSQLRDVFVAAAKTSAIVMFLIAAAMVSAWLITVADLPGKVVGLLQPFMGSPILLMVAIMVLVMVVGTAMDMTPTILILTPVLMPVVKAAGIDPVYFGVLFIINNSIGLVTPPVGTVLNVVAGVGRMKMDDVTRGVVPFMVAEFAVMFLMVIFPQTVTWPARLLHG, from the coding sequence ATGACCATTCTGATCTTCGTGGGATCGCTGCTGGCCGCCATGGCCATCGGCATCCCGATCGCCTTCGCCCTGCTGGCCAGCGGCGTGGCGCTGATGTGGCACCTCGATTTGTTCGACGCGCAGATCCTGGCGCAGAACCTGATCGGCGGCGCCGACAGCTTCCCGTTGCTGGCCGTGCCCTTCTTCATGCTGGCCGGCGAAATCATGAACGTGGGCGGCCTGTCGCGCCGCATCGTGGGCCTGGCGCTGAGCCTCGTCGGCCATGTCAAGGGCGGCCTCGGCTACGTCACCATCATGGCCGGCTGCCTGCTGTCGGCCCTGTCGGGCTCGGCGGTGGCCGATGCGGCCGCGCTCACCGCCCTGCTGCTGCCGATGATGGTGAGCGCTGGCCACGACAAGGCGCGTGCCGGCGGCCTGATCGCCGCCGTGGGCGTGATCGGCCCGGTGATCCCGCCCAGCATCGGCCTGGTGATCTTCGGCGTGGCCGCCAACGTGTCGATCTCCAGGCTCTTCCTGGCCGCCATCGTGCCGGGCCTGCTGATCGGCGGTGCGCTGTGGTTCACCTGGGCCTGGCTGGTGCGGCGGGAGAAGATCGTGCCGCCGCCGCGCAAGAGCGCCAGGGAGATCGGCCAGGCCGCCCGCGAGGCCTTCTGGGCCCTGCTGTTGCCCTTGATCATCCTGGTGGGGCTGCGCATGGGTGTCTTCACCCCGACCGAAGCCGCGGTGGTGGCCGCCGCCTACGCGCTCTTCGTGGCCACCGTCATCTACCGGGAACTGAAGCTGAGCCAGCTGCGCGACGTGTTCGTGGCGGCGGCCAAGACCAGCGCCATCGTGATGTTCCTCATCGCCGCGGCCATGGTCAGCGCCTGGCTGATCACCGTGGCCGACCTGCCCGGCAAGGTGGTGGGGCTGCTGCAGCCCTTCATGGGCAGTCCCATCCTGCTGATGGTGGCCATCATGGTGCTGGTGATGGTGGTGGGGACCGCCATGGACATGACGCCCACCATCCTGATCCTGACGCCGGTGCTGATGCCGGTGGTCAAGGCGGCGGGCATCGATCCGGTGTACTTCGGTGTGCTCTTTATCATCAACAACTCGATCGGGCTTGTCACCCCGCCGGTGGGGACTGTGCTGAACGTGGTGGCCGGCGTGGGCAGGATGAAGATGGATGATGTCACCCGGGGGGTGGTGCCCTTCATGGTCGCGGAGTTCGCGGTCATGTTTTTGATGGTGATCTTTCCTCAGACTGTGACTTGGCCTGCCAGGCTGCTGCACGGGTAG
- a CDS encoding TRAP transporter small permease, producing the protein MERWLDRICRGIENLIALCLAVMVVLVFGNVVLRYGFNSGITMSEEVSRWLFIWMTFLGAIVALREHGHLGVDMVVQKLPPLGKRICLVAGHLLMLFIVWLLFTGSVAQARINWDVTAPVTGASMALVYFSSIVFAVCAAALLLRDLFRVLTGRLGDDELVLVQESEEAVQLQQILGDTAKGKP; encoded by the coding sequence ATGGAACGCTGGCTGGACCGCATCTGCCGCGGCATCGAGAACCTCATCGCGCTGTGCCTGGCGGTGATGGTGGTGCTGGTCTTCGGCAACGTGGTGCTGCGCTACGGCTTCAACTCGGGCATCACCATGTCCGAGGAAGTCTCGCGCTGGCTCTTCATCTGGATGACCTTCCTGGGCGCCATCGTGGCCCTGCGCGAACACGGCCACCTGGGCGTGGACATGGTGGTGCAGAAACTGCCGCCGCTGGGCAAACGCATCTGCCTGGTGGCAGGCCATCTGCTGATGCTGTTCATCGTCTGGCTGCTTTTCACCGGCAGCGTGGCGCAGGCGCGCATCAACTGGGACGTGACCGCCCCGGTGACGGGCGCCTCGATGGCGCTGGTGTATTTCTCCTCCATCGTCTTCGCCGTGTGCGCCGCCGCCCTGCTGCTGCGCGACCTGTTCCGGGTGCTCACCGGCCGGCTGGGCGACGACGAACTGGTGCTGGTGCAGGAATCGGAAGAAGCGGTGCAGCTCCAGCAGATCCTGGGCGACACCGCGAAAGGCAAGCCATGA
- a CDS encoding type II 3-dehydroquinate dehydratase, protein MKILVLHGPNLNLFGRREPHIYGTTTLPEIDAMLQSLAGELHVELDILQSNHEGALLDFLHANIDTAQGALVNPAGLTQHGVPLHDAIKAMPFPVLEVHMSNLAHRETWRHHSIISPAVKGTVMGLGVQSYLCALRGVVALAQAAQAVQAKAA, encoded by the coding sequence ATGAAGATCCTCGTCCTCCACGGCCCCAACCTCAACCTCTTCGGCCGCCGCGAGCCGCATATCTACGGCACCACCACCTTGCCCGAGATCGACGCGATGCTGCAGTCGCTGGCCGGCGAGCTGCATGTCGAACTCGACATCCTGCAGTCCAACCATGAAGGCGCGCTGCTGGATTTCCTGCATGCCAACATCGACACCGCCCAGGGCGCGCTGGTCAACCCGGCCGGCCTCACCCAGCACGGCGTGCCGCTGCACGACGCGATCAAGGCCATGCCCTTCCCGGTGCTGGAGGTGCACATGTCCAACCTGGCGCACCGCGAGACCTGGCGCCACCACTCCATCATCTCGCCAGCCGTGAAAGGCACGGTGATGGGCCTGGGCGTGCAGTCCTACCTCTGCGCGCTGCGCGGCGTGGTGGCGCTGGCCCAGGCCGCGCAGGCCGTACAAGCCAAGGCGGCCTGA